One window from the genome of Hemitrygon akajei unplaced genomic scaffold, sHemAka1.3 Scf000070, whole genome shotgun sequence encodes:
- the LOC140722146 gene encoding modulator of apoptosis 1-like: MSAVKTLGKVEIVSRNFDFEAGPDIVLVQTSEDITGAELPEEIGVPGEAGPWRLQSVGEGGVKAQQVELPAEGGGDLRERILAVLEDEGKVWSDLEKLVSSRSTVKGESSELASALTSLARRAEGPRQKIRVFSGITPTPDGEEDYETWVEQTSQLLSECQCSDEEKRQRLVESLRGEAAGVVRGVKFNQPLATLKDDMEALERAFGLTGRSSGSLKTCIRRRVRSSLRTFYRLERELNGLRRRGVIRAEQVDQLRWIRYFGVPRPNV, encoded by the coding sequence ATGAGTGCGGTTAAAACTTTAGGCAAAGTGGAAATTGTATCGCGGAACTTTGATTTTGAGGCAGGTCCAGATATAGTGttagtgcagacaagtgaggACATAACAGGGGCGGAGTTGCCAGAGGAGATTGGCGTCCCCGGGGAGGCGGGGCCATGGCGCCTGCAGagtgtcggggagggaggggtcAAAGCTCAGCAAGTGGAGTTGCCAGCAGAGGGGGGAGGAGATCTTAGGGAACGGATTCTTGCAGTGCTAGAGGATGAAGGGAAAGtgtggtcagatttggaaaagtTGGTCAGTTCCCGTTCCACCGTGAAAGGCGAGAGCTCTGAGTTGGCCTCTGCACTTACCTCCTTAGCGAGAAGGGCAGAGGGTCCCCGCCAGAAGATAAGAGTTTTCTCGGGGATAACGCCCACTCCCGATGGTGAGGAGGATTATGAGACATGGGTTGAGCAAACGTCACAGTTGTTGAGTGAGTGTCAGTGCTCGGATGAGGAAAAGCGACAGAGATTAGTTGAAAGTTTGCGGGGAGAGGCGGCTGGGGTAGTGCGAGGTGTGAAGTTTAACCAGCCTTTGGCCACTCTGAAGGacgatatggaggctttggaaagagcTTTTGGGTTGACTGGGAGATCCTCGGGGAGTTTGAAAACATGTATCAGGAGGAGGGTGAGAAGCTCTCTGCGGACCTTTTATCGGCTAGAGAGAGAACTTAATGGATTGCGGCGCAGGGGAGTCATTCGGGCTGAACAAGTGGATCAGTTAAGGTGGATCAGGTATTTCGGGGTGCCCAGACCGAATGTTTAG